The nucleotide window tttcttttggaGTAAAAAGTGTAGCttttatatctaatttttttgttattattaattgtaacaTGATCATTGATTAGTATTTGAATTCATCTgagattttcattttcattaatataactttggcataatgatattattggtttattataatgacatcattttaataactaattgctttaatatttttatattttttttagtccaaattttaaataggCTTTATACAAATTAGCAAAAACAAAGaatactacaaaaatacataaaaCTGGAATTATATtgatactaaattatttaagctttttattaaaagactTTTGAATACTAAGaagatcattattatattcttttttagtaaataattgcTGTAATATTGTGAAATACCAGTTTTACTGATATTTCTATAATTTAgcagtattttttttgtaaatttgaaaaatattatttttgataaaaatatgataGTAAACTTTTAAACTTCTAAGAGGTTTACAATAGAATCTTTAGTTAGCAAATTAgctatattttcatatattttttaaaaaaaaaactgaaaatattttggaaagaaataaataatataattattaaagaaggttcatttattttctgtaattaatatttgattattttaatattttgatatatttatacttagaaaatttctaagtttacATGGAGTGTTTGTACACgggtcatataaatataatttttaatagactaattttttgttttttaatttgaaattgaatgctACCAACATTATACTCtttgactttttatttttattatattacagataaatatatgtattttcacctgctctacaagtttacttaaggcatTAAAGAAGGTTTTGAATGCCGTTTTCAATCTACTAATATGACCCGTGTTTAAACACCctgtgtacaaatagaaattgccttatacttaataattttagtataattatattactttttattcttttaatatttttgcaattattttagaatttaataattagatttaaataaactttttttgttttataaagtttattaataaaaaaaaagattggctaaattaaattattaaataataaaataattgcaaaaaactaattttttaatttttaaatttaattaaatttatttttttttattaataaaatcaaactataaattgttttattaaagttttattatatatattttttttttaaaaaaaaaacaatattggtttttatattcaaatatatataatattatttatttattaataaaattttaattatcataatttttaatttttttctttaataagtaatataaaaattaaactattatttatttattaaaataagcatatacttttatttaacataattttaataaaataaatttataagttattttatattttaggatttaaattttaaattttatataaaagttaaaaaaaactattttaattcATACTTTAGTTTTTAAGTAAAGTTATAAAACaagcaaaaatatatataatatatattttttaaaagctcTATAATGTGTATATAAAGTTTatgcaatatttatttaaaaatcagaaaattttaatgatatcatataataaaaatcaatcaacatatttactataaaaaaattactaaaaagagggatatattactatatacctatttatatatttaatattttattattaaataaggataaatttaattgtaacagcctgttacgcgtcttatttgtaacaactcccaattttatccaattaaaatttaagatcaggcgtaatgtaaacaaaaacaaaagatcagtCGTGTAACCaagacaaaagaattttttaaaaaatttcaagaaactgcttataacttaaaattttgtctatgaaactgtcttaaaaaagttttccaaattaaattttgcatataaaaattttatttgtgaaacacatattaaaaaaaggatgttacaaataagatatgtaacaggctgttacaaatacattttttcattaaataatatatatttaatagagTTTTACTAACTTATCCTTTAAGTAGAATTCTgcctattattaaaataagtcaCTTTAGCTATAGTCTAATCATCTAAGATaaggtttatatataaaactctttaaaaatcctactataaaagaaaattttatattacattaatatgattttttttctttttagttaattagtaattaatagaatttaagcaaattctaaaataaaattttatatgaaaacaAAATTTCTATTGGTGAATATCTTAATAGTAGGTGagatttttactaaattaaataacctaaattaaattctctttttaaaatttatattattttttttttaaaaaaaaaaattgtttgtattattatttattttgctttatatagatttcatttatttgaatattataaagtataataatcaaattttcttacatttttgataatgtttttttatttttaattgtaaccataatatacatttttttttaattatataaaatttactaatagattaaattatttagataattagattaaattaccttaaattaaaattagtttatattttttaatattatttatttaaatataaaatttttacttcaaatcactAGAGGTGATCATCActgttggccagaattatcaatttttactggtactatatatttttaatgctgATCAATTAGTAATTATCACTCTAGtaatagttagaaaaattttagatataaatTAAGGAGTTTACagatattacataattattaaagaaaggaAATCAGAAGGAAGTAATCAGAATTTTAcattatacttaataaaattatattgatttataaatattatatttatataaaataataattataaattaatcattaattttataatcatctaGATGACaggttgatttttttttggagaagtagtcttttttataatacttaattcttatatatactatatttttcttatttttataagtttagtATATGTAAGTAAGCGTAGTTATATTAAGACAAAATCGCatctatataaattaataaaaaaaaaaaaaaaattaattaatctattgtatatatataatttgttatatataaaaaaaagtatgatcTATGATGTAACTAAACTAcattatataacagataacataggtaatataatataaaatattatataaattaatttaaatatagttatacacaaaaacaattattatatagaagatttataattattttctataatgtataagttttatattatccttaaaaatttaaatattaaattaaactatatatataatagtaaattGAACTGtattctaattaatttattattaatttttttttgtatttcaagtatatcaaatatagctgatcaaaacttttattaaatttatataaaatcatatttaactacaaaatttaaaagactttttactctttttgtataataaaaatgttttggCATATTGGTATCAAATAACAccatttaaactaaaaaaaataaaacaaaaataaaaaaaaataaataagaaataaaagaaaataatcagTAATGAAACCATTTAACTATAACTACATTTCTGAAACTAAaacaattcaaatatttttttgaacttaattaaaatacttctaattattttcttagcattaattaaatattagcTAAAACCACAtcactatttttatttttgtaaattatttatattgattaatttgtttatatattactttcttaaaatagcaataataaacataaaagtttatatttctaatgtgataataaattatttcttttttaaataaatataaaaattattatatttgcatttataaatcatataaaataaatttttatttaatagtaaaatttaactttttaactaAAGCAGTtacagtaaaataaatataaaattttaatagtttaattaacaataactaaaaattatatttcaaactttataaaaatttttttttttttatttatagtatatcTGGTTGAAACTTTATGTTAACATCGTAACAGTACAAGATACAAATAAGGAAAGTCCTCCACTCCCGCTGTGCAATGAGAATGTTCAGGCACacttgaaaaacttcataaaaattgaattagtAGTTAACTagttattaagaaattaaattaataatttattgttaatttttaattattaatttttcaataattactaatttgatttttatgaaatttgaaatataatctTTAAAGTTGCAGGCTAAACTGGTTTTTGAATTTAGCAAAACGTCTAAACCTCAGTttcgtcaatttttttataagagtttattatagttttgtcatttcatataatttttatagtcaaGTTTccccaaatttttattaatattttaatatagttttgtcAAGTTTCACATTTACTATAAGGTTTCGCCTGCAAccttaataatcttatttttacctaattatttaattttatatttatttttattataatcactctagttgaaaagttaaaaatttatcattaagaaaaaaatcttgtattatataatttgtaaatatcaaacatcaataaaataattttttatatttatttaagaaattataatgtaaagaattttttttaaaaaaaaaacttaaataaatttttatttaatataattaaaaataaagtaatcctaaactttttatgtaaaagtatataatttactataatcTACTGAAATTCTATATTAAACTACACAGTTTATCTTCACTATAATAAATCCTATGGGCTggagattaaaatttattataatgagaaATTCACTATACTGaagatcattttattatatataaaaaatctgtatttaaatttttctttattatagcaaattattcattatataaaaatttgctaTAAGGAGGGTAaactgtatttatttaattctattaattataattacttttaattagcaaatttaaatatttaattattaaactttagataaaaattaaatatttgaagttaaatatatatggttatttaaattttttagtaatttattttttaattatttagattaaaaatattacaatattttatattattataataatttataaaataaattagcatttattatatattttattaggaaacttatatatttacattttatttttatttttggaataatTATGCTAGATTATATCTTTGTAAGCTATTTTGTTTAACAAAaactaaaaagtaaaattatatttaaagatcAAAATAAGCAATACTGGTAATGCTAGTAAAGACTAATAATTCCAATATGTCTGAACTGGGGTTTGcacaaatatttatataaaattttccttttatagatAATGTAAGATACAAACTGGCATTATTGTAATTCCGGCTCTGAAAAAATACGTACAACTAATAGTTGGCTGCATcgtctttataatttatatacagtacataaCTTTTGGGTCCAAGCCAAAGCCCGGCCTAGATCATATAATcccaaatatcattaaaaaaaaactttgtttTTAACAATCtttctatttaaaaagaatattgttTAAACAGTGATGACTTATCAAAGAAGCGCAAGATATTATAGGTCTAATCATATTATGATTTGTTTGTTGCAAAACTGACAATAGAATTTTCTTGTTTACATAATTATCACACATACACTGCATGGATACTGTGTAATAGATCACAAAATGCAAATGTATTGTTTAAAACTGCAAAACATGAATACAGACGTTCTGGTGCATGTGTATTTGTTTGTAATtattcaattgaaaaaaaaaaatgaatttttaatcgTTTTTATGGATTATCTTCATTcatcaaaaatgaaaaaatcattatactTGACTCTAATTTTCGTATTATACATTTCATGTTCGAGTGTCTTCtcttatgaaataattaaaacatcCAAGGATGTAACAAATATGGAACTAATATTAGATGTTAGGACATATGATGACGGAACTTATATGCTTTACGGATGggacaaaatattatttgtttttccaAATGATTCATCTGCTGAGATTGATCGTGAAAAATATCTCCGAAACGGGTACAACAATATTAGAACATACCCATTAACAAAAaactattttctttatttgtatgGGAAAGATTTCGATCAATATGGAGATATTATAGATTGGAAtggtaatattattttaaagtaagaacaattttcttttttgaataatgaatgcttaaaaagaataaacttaaattttacGTTATATACatgttagtaatatattttttggacCTACAAATCgggatgataataatgatattgatatcaAAGGAATTGAAATAGAAAAGCCAAGTTTTTTAATTGCACTGGGCGTTCCCGAAggtgattatttttattggaaaaGATTTGAATTCAAAAATGACATCACCAGTTTCTTAGAGGTGGTGAACAGTTCCATCATAATAGATAAAGACTACATGATAAgtcaagttaaaatttttaatactattgACGGACGCCAAGCTATTGTATATTCAACCACTTTAAGAAATGGTAGTACTAGCTATTCTGATGCACCAGTTTTTTACGAAAAAGCCACTGCGCAGATTTCCATATTAACATTTAAGGAAGATTTGATACAAACTTTTGAACCAGTAATTTTGTTCGAAATCAATACTATGCTCGGCGTTATTTTAAAAGTAGATGAATGTCAAGCCAGTTTTAATGCTCAAAATAATGTttgttttattagaattttgcATGCAAATGGGACTTTATATAAATCGATACTTTTTTCAACTGCTGGTTCAGTAATTAAAATCGAAAACTTGAAAAATTTTGGCAgtgaaaattcaaatataatagTTAGTGATGAGAGCACATTGATACCTTTTTTATATGGAGGATACATTCTAgttaatagtataaataacATCAATGTTGGCTATATTTATGATGAGAATGGGAATAATATTAGGGAATTGGATATacctgaaatttataaaaattcggGTAATATATATAGAAGTGGTgtactttcaattaataatacgGCTTGGATGTTGCTTGATAATAGTAGTATTGGTTGGTCACTTGCAACATTTGAGACGCCTCAAGAACTTAACAAAGGTAAGTCATTTCGATTTTGTAATTTGTTATAGCAAACACTATATTTACTCACgcttaatttaataatgatgtaCCTTTTTTCTAAAGCCCAATTTCAAAACCCGTTAATCACATCACTTATACCATCGTTGAatcaacaaattaataaaaatgaaatattgaatgtaaaaataacattttccattaaagtaataaaatcaaCTGGAAAAATCACGATTTATgagttaaaaaatgataaccaacccatatttaatattagacAAACTTATCCAGTGATGTCGGATCTTTGCGAACTACAAGACGGTGGTAATGCTTTATCTTGTCAAATCCTACAAAGTACATTCAATAGACCAAATAGTAATTATATGATTGTTGTTGATAATGGATTTGTTAGATCTTTCTCTATTGAAGAACCATTATCCGGAATTAATAAAGGATTTTGGAAGGTGACTACTAACCAatgtaagaaaaattttatttgctgGCATTATCTTTATAAGAAGcaggattttttattaacacaTTTTGATTCAGTAACCGAACCAAATAAAATAGCAGGTAAATAACATGCGTAAGTTTATTACGTATGTACTGTACTTATAACGAAcacattaaaataatataattatgcatTTTTCACTAACTAGAGTCTACAACGGGAACATTACAACTTACAACATTTGGAACAAgttattataacaatttttcttCATCAGCCGAAAAAGACGATTTTAAGAACGCATTACAAAATCAGCTATGTGATAGCATTCCAATCAACCAATCAAGATTTCGAATGTCGGGAAAATTGCTACCTGATACGCGAAAAAAGGACCAACTTTtgattgaatttaaaattttatcaactcAAGATAAATATGAACCAAATGTTGAGAGTAtcataaatgatttaaatacaattataaaaaataaagaaatcgTATTGCCTTTAAATCTTTCTAATCTTATTGATCAAGAATATGGGTTTGTTCAAGCATGTAAGTTTTAAAATGAGAATATTTTCATCTAATAGTTAACTATCAGCATTCAACTAACAAAAAGtatgcattattattattagcaaaTATATgggaagaaaataaatttatattattgggTTTAGGCATAGCACTGcttattttttgtttgatttatttatggGCTAGAAGAAGAAATTCGGAGGTAgacaaaatttatgaaaaattcaatCTAAGAGAAACTCAGTCGTAATTattatactaattaattaatatatcaaatccATTTATTTGTAGGGTAACAATTTTGCATTAATTCAGGCTGTAATGATTTGGTTTGATTTAACGATGGATATTCTATTTATTGTCAAGAATGGTCATGATGTAGAAAAATTATACATCCCAAGGTAAGGATTTTATCTTTAAGTCggatatattaaattcattaatatctaACATGTACATGTATTATCTTTCTCATTTAGTGTAATTGTTTTAGCAGTATCAATCATTTTCAACGTAATTTcagcatttaaattatttacatacgAATTAAAAAACAATGAGAAATTTTTAGAATGGTTTATAGGGAACGCTAAATTAGCAtcaattttcacaattttatcATCTGCCGATGTAGGTGCCTTGAGTATATTGAACTCAAGGTTCGGTGGATtcgaattatttaattcatcattatcattaaaaactcaaaaaaagatattttacgGTACGACtgctaatttatttattgaggACATACCACAGTTAACAATTCAGGTAATATATAtgcatatatttaaatacgCAAATTTGTCTAAACTGAGGTATCGATGATGTTTAACagaatcatttattatatagattctatacAGAATGAACGTAATTACCTATAGTACAATTCCGCTTTTAAGCTTAATTACAAGCTCTATATTGGTTGCAAGTGACGTATTATCAAGAACTTACAATCTCATTTCTGggttatattttatacataaaaagaaGGAACCAAAAGATAGCAATGAATCTGATTTACCTGAGGTGTTAATCGATTAATTTCACTATCGATAATCgaattagattattattattaaaaataacttttgcTGCGGAGTTAATTTATGGTTACTCATAGGATGAGTATATCtgatatgataaattttatctataatgACAGttgaattttgatatataattatatctttgttgtacaattaattttcttcttctaaGCAGTAAAGTGAAATAtgaatattgataatatatcCAATGTTGAAGATTTTCAGGTTAAACTAGTACGATGTAAAATTATcagtacttttttttactattggTCAACTGTACGACCagtaattcactttttttaatctttttttaataaatgctcGTGATGAGAATTTTCACgcacataaatttttttactgataaattaatttttttcgaagTACGGTACATAATAAGCCACTGGTCAAgagtctattttattattagtctcgattttttacaaatatatatttcctCAAACTTTCTCTCAAacttctttctttaaaaataactttacagaattatatttatagcataatgttattttgttattattgtaaGTACAAATATTGAGAACTGAACTCTCtcttgaaaaaatatatatatatatggataATCTTTAGAAAAACATAATGGATAGCTAATAAAAAGGAAGTAACCAATATATCAGTTATCAAACCAAAGTAATAGGAGGGTTTGCATCTTAAAGATTcgaaaaattacaataatattaagttcattaaaaaaaaataattaaaacattaaataataaaacctAAAGATATTAAAACAACATACAAACCATTCTTTGCAGGATCTACAAATCAAAAGTAAATCGGTCTCGTCAGGTCCTTAGCCGGTTTGGAATTTTTGGAAAAGTAGCAACAACTGTGCCTTAAAATTTTGAGGCACAGTAGGTTAGTCTAAgggaaaaaaactttttttgccCAGCTTTTTGGCATTTATCCTACAACAGAAGGTCCTTACCAGGGGCTTAATGAACTCGTAGTTAAATAGCAGATTTTATCGACCATTTCAGGTTTTACATTATTTCGTTGTTTTTTGCATAgaaattaagttttttaaatgCTGTTCggatattttcttttaataatgcaaaaattgAGTTTTAAATAGGCAGGGATTATGGTGACACCGTTTTCTTTGAGATGAACATCTACCAAAAAATAGCCATTGATTTGGTCGTATTCACAATCTCAGTGAATTATATTTTCTGCATATAAGTGCATTTGTAATCTATCTAAAAAACAATGATGTCTTTTCTGTATATCGTATCGTATAATAAAGCTTTACCCATATGACCATattggttaataataatagcatGATGtgaaactgaaaataaaaCGATTAGCCGAAAGCATTTAATTGGTAATCTTTTCCATTTTACACAGTTGCTATACGCACTCCTGTGACTTTGACTTAAAAACATCAAAGGTTTTGTTGATGTGAATTTGGATTTGTATTGGAAACGGCCACAAATGCGTTTATATCACTTTATACGTGATAATATGTGATATCTAAGagataatatatagtatatttatatcatttattaatcggacgattgataaaaaagtaatttgttgcgaagaaaaaaaagcaaagataatttattatttgttaaaataaatactaccATTCTATTAATTaggaataaaaatttgtacccattattaaaattaaattactattctaaataaattacaaactaataACTcctctttaaaaattaaaatattttttatatctattattttattctctgcttattcaataaaacccaaaaattaatagtaaatacTTGGTGCAGTACAAAGACAGAGGCCGTGACCTCGAGGTCATGCACTACCAAAACGGGATCACGTGATATATCAAGCTAACGAAGCTAACGGCTAATTTCTCTTACCACATAATCGATTTTATCCCAACCTAATTTAACAATAGTCAAAGCCGAGAATGATCTTATTCGTTGTATCTTATAATATCCGATGCGACGGAAAAGATCATAAATTTTTCGAGCTCTTTCTGTTTCTTACGAAACGTAGGTTTAGTTACCTCCTTTGGAAGCTCTTTCCTGATTTCATCATTGACTAGTCTCTGGGCCTCGTACTCCcctttagtttttttatgaAAGTCAAGACGCCACGATCTGAATTTAAAAAGTAGATACAATGATAAATAACAGTTATCATAATGGAAGTTTGGTTACCAGTAGTGACTGCCCCAGACTTTCTAGTGTCTAATCTTGGACGTATCAAAAACAAACGAAATCCCTGTAAAAGAAAAggttatattagttatatacGAATAGggttaaaaattaacaatgtTTATAAGAGTTTGCAGTTAGTTGCGTGAGCATTCCAGAAAATAAGCCTCATGTTAATAATGGCATTAAACATGACTGATAATTGGGAATGAGGTACTCCACTGGTAAAGACTACCCATATTTAAGTTACACAAAAAGTCATATATAATCagttatatcattatattttgtgactcatttaacttttttaaactttaatatttttaacgcGAAAAACTATCAATATGTCAGATATGTCAGATGAACTGTTGTCTTTACGACACGAAAGAGCTTTGGAATTATTACAAAAGCCAGAAATTAAGGAGTTTTTTGAGGAcagaaataaaagatttattaatataaccGCATTGAAAGAGTGGGAAGAAGCGGGAGAACCGTTTGAAATATTAGGtatttataatcatcataGAACATTTCAAAATCTCAATAAATTGAAACCTATctgttaaatttttagcatCTTTAGAATATATGAAAAGAGAAGCTCATAAAATTGGCGTTAGCTCCGGATCGTTTAGTAATGTTACTGGTAAGTCTATTAATGTTCTACTtgattagttaaaataaagtcacataactttttaacattttaaaggAACCGGCGGATGTAACTCTGCCAATGGAAGATTGGAAGTATGTCTAAGATTTATCCCAACAATCACCAGAAGACCGGGAAGGTGCGCTCGTCTCATACTCCCGCCAGTGACCGACCTACCATATACAAGAACAATAAATAtcgtaataaaaattctaaactAACCCATCTCTGACATATTACCTAAGCAAAATGCTCAACAGTCTGAATGACCTAAACCTTTTAAGGTATATTGAAAGAAATGTATACGAGAATATAGAGAAAATGAATTGCGATTAAGTCCTCCTACTCAAATTGGGATTTAATCcataaatttgcttttttgTATGTACTAATTTTACCAAGATTTGATCGTTTGATATTATTACATCGTTTAGAGCAATTGCCTTCTTTAAAATTGAAGATCACGCATTATATGTAagttttctaaataatttttacagcAACTATCTCTAgtaatagtataaaataatgtaaatctATAGATCTAGCATTAGTATAGAATAATGTAGAGACGTTGTCATTGCTtgtatgaataaaatatagtaacaaaatgcaaattttttcGCATTGTGCAAACATGATTGCTGACAATTTGGTAACTTTGCTAAAAGAATAAACGaagatattcttaaaattatatacatagattctttattattacaaaaaatttttttccctaGAATTGTGAGTCTAGATTTTGGATCAAAATTCAGAAGGTTGTGAATTGTGGCAGTATTGTGGCAccatacaaaatttaaatacagatCAAAAAAAGGTTCGGGTTGCTTCGACTTCTAGCGCAGATTCTCTATGAAGGCCTTTCCTTTccttaatttcagaaattcgAGTGGTATCAGAAGACAATTCCCGTATAAGTAAAACGGTAGAGTCCTTCTCTTGAACAGATTTCCAAGATTTTTTCACTGGTCGGAGTGAAATGATCTGCACGGAGTTTATACTATAGAAATTACCCACACTTATCATTTTAATGAaacctttattaaattttatcgaTTGAaatcatcaggaaattttttatgtgcaaattatacataaaaaaattgtgaaaatgcgcaagattttattttttatgttaatcGATTTAAGTACCCTCAAAAAGAGCATtgattgaataataaattgcaagtttttatttatacatttttaagtataatattgtacattt belongs to Rhizophagus irregularis chromosome 13, complete sequence and includes:
- a CDS encoding uncharacterized protein (SECRETED:cutsite_VFS-YE; SECRETED:prob_0.8804); SECRETED:SignalP(1-22), which translates into the protein MKKSLYLTLIFVLYISCSSVFSYEIIKTSKDVTNMELILDVRTYDDGTYMLYGWDKILFVFPNDSSAEIDREKYLRNGYNNIRTYPLTKNYFLYLYGKDFDQYGDIIDWNGNIILNNIFFGPTNRDDNNDIDIKGIEIEKPSFLIALGVPEGDYFYWKRFEFKNDITSFLEVVNSSIIIDKDYMISQVKIFNTIDGRQAIVYSTTLRNGSTSYSDAPVFYEKATAQISILTFKEDLIQTFEPVILFEINTMLGVILKVDECQASFNAQNNVCFIRILHANGTLYKSILFSTAGSVIKIENLKNFGSENSNIIVSDESTLIPFLYGGYILVNSINNINVGYIYDENGNNIRELDIPEIYKNSGNIYRSGVLSINNTAWMLLDNSSIGWSLATFETPQELNKAQFQNPLITSLIPSLNQQINKNEILNVKITFSIKVIKSTGKITIYELKNDNQPIFNIRQTYPVMSDLCELQDGGNALSCQILQSTFNRPNSNYMIVVDNGFVRSFSIEEPLSGINKGFWKVTTNQLTEPNKIAESTTGTLQLTTFGTSYYNNFSSSAEKDDFKNALQNQLCDSIPINQSRFRMSGKLLPDTRKKDQLLIEFKILSTQDKYEPNVESIINDLNTIIKNKEIVLPLNLSNLIDQEYGFVQASNIWEENKFILLGLGIALLIFCLIYLWARRRNSEGNNFALIQAVMIWFDLTMDILFIVKNGHDVEKLYIPSVIVLAVSIIFNVISAFKLFTYELKNNEKFLEWFIGNAKLASIFTILSSADVGALSILNSRFGGFELFNSSLSLKTQKKIFYGTTANLFIEDIPQLTIQILYRMNVITYSTIPLLSLITSSILVASDVLSRTYNLISGLYFIHKKKEPKDSNESDLPEVLID
- a CDS encoding uncharacterized protein (antiSMASH:Cluster_2) encodes the protein MSDMSDELLSLRHERALELLQKPEIKEFFEDRNKRFINITALKEWEEAGEPFEILASLEYMKREAHKIGVSSGSFSNVTGTGGCNSANGRLEVCLRFIPTITRRPGRCARLILPPVTDLPYTRTINIVIKILN